One Deinococcus roseus DNA window includes the following coding sequences:
- a CDS encoding CHASE2 domain-containing protein: protein MLTRIKRYFTDFWTNHAAQVRDSANSTLFVVLLSAALTVFLAFADGAGKNITLVTLLASSLKNISQQAFDTVNFVQSGVTLPHRDGEKVYLIDLDDQAVQQVAAQQAQKRHCEFKDASKCQANQMLYFNREALASILNNLSRFDEKPEAVFIDLDFSYPDPYSDSRALISALQKVPFPVFLPYQKGRENQDAFVLDGRIQHIRDFPNLCFVNHDLLLDEGDFKIRQLAGPKAGYPSVAEALYQVSRGNQVKAGQHTCNKTGQQAASTPIEISALVYKKLDRNAELQYWDSLEIRKAAEILQHPTDQHLYEPGLVMIGRTDRDNGDNYYTPISPFVKVPTSGVEVHLTSLMNLLNYNHFGKAVSGIYILIFAAITLFILQLAATLLVDSTLKLKNLLGDFLEIVLVWLLLLIPAAAIMHYQGYFLDYTLPLVALYLLRTFMKLHNPETAAPTSADSTSDGTSTSDSTSVSTSGSPENSGSSSTEEVQT, encoded by the coding sequence GTGCTGACCCGGATCAAGCGTTATTTCACGGATTTCTGGACCAACCATGCTGCCCAGGTGCGAGACAGCGCCAACAGCACCCTGTTTGTGGTGCTGCTCTCGGCTGCATTGACAGTGTTTCTGGCCTTTGCAGATGGGGCAGGCAAAAACATCACCCTGGTGACCCTGCTGGCCAGTTCCCTGAAAAACATCAGCCAGCAGGCCTTTGACACCGTCAATTTTGTGCAATCTGGGGTGACCCTCCCACACCGCGATGGAGAAAAAGTCTACCTGATCGACCTGGACGATCAGGCGGTGCAGCAGGTGGCCGCCCAGCAAGCCCAGAAGCGCCACTGCGAATTCAAAGACGCCAGCAAATGCCAGGCCAACCAGATGCTGTACTTCAATCGGGAAGCCCTGGCAAGCATCCTGAACAACCTTTCCCGCTTTGATGAAAAGCCAGAAGCGGTTTTCATTGACCTGGATTTCTCATATCCCGATCCCTACTCCGATTCCCGGGCCCTGATTTCTGCTTTGCAAAAAGTTCCCTTCCCGGTCTTTTTGCCCTACCAGAAAGGCAGAGAAAACCAGGATGCCTTTGTGCTGGATGGCCGGATCCAGCACATCCGTGATTTCCCCAACCTGTGCTTTGTGAACCATGACCTGCTGCTGGACGAGGGGGATTTCAAAATCAGGCAACTGGCTGGCCCCAAAGCAGGCTATCCCTCGGTGGCAGAAGCCCTTTATCAGGTCAGCCGGGGCAATCAGGTCAAAGCAGGACAGCACACCTGCAACAAAACAGGACAGCAGGCAGCAAGTACACCCATAGAAATCAGCGCCCTGGTTTACAAAAAACTGGACCGCAACGCTGAACTCCAGTACTGGGACAGCCTGGAAATCCGCAAAGCAGCGGAGATCCTGCAGCATCCCACCGACCAGCACCTCTATGAACCTGGACTTGTGATGATTGGCCGCACGGACCGGGACAACGGAGACAACTACTATACCCCCATCAGCCCCTTTGTGAAAGTGCCCACCAGTGGGGTGGAGGTGCACCTCACCAGCCTGATGAACCTGCTGAACTACAACCATTTTGGCAAGGCTGTTTCAGGCATTTACATCCTGATCTTTGCAGCCATCACCCTGTTCATTTTGCAACTGGCTGCCACTTTGCTGGTGGACAGCACCCTGAAACTGAAAAACCTGCTGGGAGACTTCCTGGAAATCGTGCTGGTCTGGTTGCTGCTCCTGATTCCAGCCGCTGCCATCATGCATTACCAGGGGTATTTTCTGGACTACACGCTGCCTCTGGTGGCCCTTTACCTCTTGCGGACCTTCATGAAACTGCACAATCCAGAAACAGCAGCACCGACATCTGCTGACAGCACCTCAGACGGCACCTCAACCTCAGACAGCACTTCAGTCAGCACTTCAGGAAGCCCGGAAAACAGCGGTTCCAGTTCAACCGAGGAGGTACAAACATGA
- a CDS encoding peptide chain release factor 3: MTTLPHEIQRRRTFAIISHPDAGKTTMTEKLLLYSGAIQSAGSVTAKQNQKQTQSDWMTIEQQRGISISSSALVFDYHGYHINLLDTPGHQDFSEDTYRTLMAVDSALMMLDAARGVQAQTEKLFAVCRNKNIPIITFMNKMDRPAMDFFELLEQVESTLKIKVVPMTWPIGSGPDFKGVYDLQQKRVFLYERTEHGKKRAPVQVADLFDPQLETLIGSDALQILQEQVEMVEGVLDPLDPEMFLRGEMTPVFWGSAITNFGVENFLDALVELAPSPHAIQTTQGKLEPTEESFTGFIFKLQANMSKQHRDRTAYMRVASGTFERGMAVTHTRTGREIRLSRAHTLFAQDRESIEVAYPGDIVGLVNPGVFQIGDVVSVNPKIRLADFPRFTPEHFATVSPKDVSKRKAFRKGLEQLSEEGVVQIFFPTDGARDPILGVVGQLQFEVFEHRMLEEYNVPLDLMHSSYKLVRWLAGEPSALARFAKHVEDDRGRPVMLFRNRFDLEFALEQYSDLEFLPQPKDMTVIQD, from the coding sequence ATGACAACCCTACCCCATGAAATTCAGCGCAGACGCACGTTTGCGATCATCTCCCACCCGGACGCCGGCAAAACCACCATGACCGAAAAACTGCTGCTCTACTCAGGAGCGATCCAGAGCGCAGGTTCGGTCACCGCCAAACAGAACCAGAAGCAAACCCAGTCGGACTGGATGACCATTGAGCAACAGCGTGGGATCTCCATTTCCAGTTCTGCGCTGGTCTTCGATTACCACGGCTACCACATCAATTTGCTGGACACCCCCGGACACCAGGACTTCTCTGAGGACACCTACCGCACCCTGATGGCTGTGGACAGTGCCCTGATGATGCTGGATGCTGCCCGTGGTGTGCAGGCCCAGACCGAGAAACTCTTTGCCGTTTGTCGCAACAAGAACATCCCCATCATCACTTTCATGAACAAGATGGACCGTCCGGCCATGGATTTCTTTGAGCTGCTGGAGCAGGTGGAAAGCACCCTGAAAATCAAAGTGGTGCCCATGACCTGGCCCATCGGTTCTGGCCCTGACTTCAAAGGGGTGTATGACCTGCAGCAAAAACGGGTGTTCCTGTATGAACGCACCGAGCACGGCAAAAAACGTGCTCCCGTGCAGGTGGCAGATTTGTTTGACCCCCAACTGGAAACCCTGATTGGCAGCGACGCCTTGCAGATCCTGCAAGAACAGGTGGAGATGGTGGAAGGTGTGCTGGACCCCCTGGACCCCGAGATGTTCCTGAGAGGGGAGATGACCCCGGTGTTCTGGGGAAGCGCCATCACCAACTTCGGGGTGGAAAACTTCCTGGATGCCCTGGTGGAACTCGCTCCCTCTCCTCACGCCATCCAGACCACGCAGGGCAAACTGGAACCCACCGAGGAGAGTTTCACAGGTTTCATCTTCAAACTGCAGGCCAACATGAGCAAGCAGCACCGGGACCGCACCGCTTACATGCGGGTGGCTTCGGGCACCTTTGAACGTGGAATGGCCGTGACCCACACCCGCACAGGTCGGGAAATCCGCCTGTCGCGTGCCCACACACTGTTTGCCCAGGACCGCGAGAGCATCGAAGTGGCCTACCCTGGGGACATTGTGGGTCTGGTGAACCCTGGCGTGTTCCAGATCGGCGATGTGGTCAGCGTGAACCCCAAAATCAGGCTGGCAGACTTCCCCAGGTTCACTCCTGAGCACTTTGCCACAGTTTCTCCCAAAGATGTCAGCAAGCGCAAGGCGTTCAGAAAAGGCCTGGAACAGCTCTCAGAAGAAGGCGTGGTGCAGATTTTCTTCCCCACAGACGGGGCCAGAGATCCCATTCTGGGCGTGGTGGGGCAACTGCAATTCGAAGTCTTCGAACACCGCATGCTGGAAGAATACAATGTGCCTCTTGATCTGATGCACTCCAGCTACAAACTGGTGCGCTGGCTGGCCGGAGAACCCAGTGCTCTGGCCCGTTTTGCCAAACACGTTGAAGATGACCGGGGCCGACCAGTGATGCTGTTCAGAAACCGTTTTGACCTGGAATTTGCCCTGGAGCAGTACTCCGATCTGGAGTTCCTGCCCCAGCCCAAAGACATGACTGTCATTCAGGACTGA
- a CDS encoding metallophosphoesterase family protein has protein sequence MGVSMKIAVLSDIHGNLQAFQAVLEDAKEADQIFLLGDNVNWGVHSPDVLQLIAARNLQTLKGNHETMLLDHLTGQAPVEAYTSEGFAAARFWATQLAAFKTEIEAWPCSLNLHFKGLPELFFCHGSPRNAFEEVLKQSDQALKSTLSEVSARWIFAGHNQRQQIRRLGNTTLCTVGSVGFAVDGSRTAQYAMLHGENGTWNIEFRQVPFDSNTFFASYHHSGFLQQTGIVGNIIYAGVLLGRSTIREFWQFRNRQAPEAELDQGLLGQFLMHELKPTEKQFLLHCQHSSDELKSALRGLSVLVL, from the coding sequence ATGGGGGTTTCGATGAAAATTGCAGTGCTCTCCGACATTCACGGAAATTTACAGGCTTTTCAGGCGGTGCTGGAAGACGCAAAAGAAGCCGACCAGATCTTTCTGCTGGGAGACAATGTGAACTGGGGCGTCCATTCCCCGGACGTCCTGCAACTCATTGCAGCAAGAAACCTCCAGACCCTCAAAGGCAACCATGAAACCATGCTGCTGGACCACCTGACGGGGCAAGCTCCGGTGGAGGCTTACACCAGCGAGGGTTTTGCTGCAGCGCGCTTCTGGGCCACTCAACTTGCAGCATTCAAAACAGAGATTGAAGCCTGGCCTTGCAGCCTCAACCTGCACTTTAAAGGTTTACCAGAACTTTTCTTCTGTCATGGCAGCCCCAGAAATGCCTTCGAGGAGGTCCTGAAACAATCCGATCAGGCGTTGAAAAGCACGCTTTCTGAGGTGTCTGCCCGCTGGATTTTTGCAGGCCACAACCAACGCCAGCAGATCAGGCGGCTGGGGAACACCACCCTCTGCACGGTGGGCTCTGTGGGCTTTGCAGTGGATGGATCCAGAACTGCCCAGTATGCGATGCTGCATGGAGAAAATGGAACCTGGAACATCGAATTCAGGCAGGTTCCTTTCGACTCAAACACTTTTTTCGCCAGTTACCACCACAGCGGATTTCTGCAGCAAACCGGCATTGTGGGAAATATCATCTATGCGGGTGTGTTGCTGGGCAGGTCCACCATCCGCGAATTCTGGCAGTTCAGAAACCGCCAAGCACCAGAAGCGGAACTTGATCAGGGTCTGCTGGGTCAATTTCTGATGCATGAACTCAAACCCACAGAAAAACAGTTTTTGCTGCACTGCCAGCACTCCTCTGATGAACTGAAAAGTGCACTGAGAGGCCTTTCTGTGCTGGTTTTGTGA
- a CDS encoding amidase family protein, whose translation MKPLEQQSVTELKDGLEAGHFSSVQLCQHFVQRIEQLNPELHAVIQLHPEALQTAEMLDQERAAGKNRGPLHGIPILVKDNIDVVGVPCTAGSIALKDHFPARDAFVVQQLRKAGCILLGKTNLTEFANFMTIDMPNGYSSLGGQTQHAHLKGHNTGGSSSGSGVAVAARLAPLTIGTETSGSIIHPANHSGVVGLKPTVGSVSRTGIIPISFSQDTAGPMAHSVQDAFLLFQAMVGQDPEDPLSRTLSLAPLPEVGAGTRLGIFRDSFTLLTEEEAELLDRGLQKLLDAGIELVDVEYPHPELSHQWRWEVLTYEFKEGLNRYLSGVSQGSRSLPELIDFYDDHPEEGLRYGQVLLLAANSTTGTLSNPAYQRSRKLDVLYSRDLGIDFLLQEHQLDALIYPRWYGYDVPAKAGYPSLTVPVGVREDGLAVNLTFTSTAWTEPLLLALGLLLEQ comes from the coding sequence ATGAAACCCCTGGAGCAGCAGTCTGTCACAGAATTGAAGGACGGTCTGGAGGCGGGTCACTTCAGCAGTGTCCAGCTCTGCCAGCATTTTGTGCAGCGCATTGAACAGCTCAATCCCGAACTTCATGCCGTGATTCAATTGCACCCTGAAGCCCTGCAAACCGCTGAAATGCTGGACCAGGAGCGTGCTGCCGGAAAAAACCGTGGTCCACTGCATGGCATTCCCATCCTGGTCAAAGACAACATTGATGTGGTGGGGGTGCCTTGCACTGCAGGCTCAATTGCCCTGAAAGACCACTTTCCTGCCAGGGATGCTTTTGTGGTGCAGCAACTCAGGAAGGCAGGCTGCATCCTTCTGGGCAAAACCAACCTGACCGAGTTTGCCAACTTCATGACCATCGACATGCCCAATGGGTACAGTTCGCTGGGAGGCCAGACCCAGCATGCCCACCTGAAAGGCCACAACACTGGAGGTTCCAGCTCAGGAAGTGGGGTGGCCGTGGCAGCCAGACTGGCCCCTCTGACCATTGGGACCGAGACCAGTGGCAGCATCATCCATCCAGCGAACCACAGTGGGGTGGTGGGCCTGAAGCCCACTGTGGGAAGCGTGTCCAGAACAGGCATCATTCCCATCTCCTTCAGTCAGGACACCGCTGGTCCCATGGCCCACTCTGTGCAGGATGCTTTTTTGCTTTTTCAGGCCATGGTGGGACAGGATCCAGAAGATCCCCTTTCCAGAACCCTTTCTCTTGCTCCACTGCCCGAGGTGGGAGCAGGCACCCGTCTGGGAATCTTCCGGGACAGCTTCACCCTGCTGACCGAAGAAGAAGCAGAGCTGCTGGACAGGGGGCTGCAGAAGCTGCTGGATGCAGGAATCGAATTGGTGGATGTGGAGTATCCGCATCCTGAGCTCAGCCACCAGTGGCGCTGGGAGGTGCTGACCTACGAATTCAAAGAAGGACTGAACCGTTACCTGTCGGGCGTTTCTCAGGGTTCCCGTTCTCTGCCAGAGCTGATTGATTTCTATGATGATCATCCTGAAGAAGGTTTGCGTTACGGTCAGGTTCTGCTGCTGGCGGCCAACAGCACCACAGGAACCCTCAGCAACCCGGCCTACCAGCGGTCCCGCAAGCTGGATGTGCTGTATTCCAGAGACCTGGGCATTGATTTTCTGTTGCAGGAACACCAACTGGACGCCCTGATCTACCCCAGATGGTATGGCTATGATGTGCCTGCCAAGGCAGGTTATCCCAGCCTCACCGTTCCCGTGGGTGTTCGGGAAGATGGTCTGGCGGTCAACCTGACCTTTACCAGCACAGCCTGGACAGAACCCCTGCTGCTGGCCCTGGGTTTGCTGCTGGAGCAATAA
- the ribF gene encoding riboflavin biosynthesis protein RibF, which translates to MNTYQHPSQRPDTDTVIAIGSFDGVHLGHQSLLNTLIAQAKMHHVPSVVFTFDPPTRVLIQGVDFLSTLPEKLKLLKQLGIDEVIALPFTREFAGRPKEEFLKDLSILRPKTIVVGQDFGFGKGRSGGLPDLETITPELIALPMLSLDGEPVKSTRIRGFLGSGQVEEAHQLLGREYEAIGVVVHGDKRGRHIGFPTANVAVPEGKLLPRGVYFVEFVAAEQSHYGIANVGKRPTVEGEDVRLEVHLLDYQGDLYGQEALVKFKRFIRHEQKFAGLDALKEQLEKDRQLARSWIR; encoded by the coding sequence ATGAACACCTACCAGCATCCCTCCCAGCGACCCGACACGGACACCGTGATTGCAATTGGCTCTTTTGATGGCGTTCACCTTGGGCACCAGAGCCTGCTGAACACCCTGATTGCCCAGGCCAAAATGCACCATGTTCCCAGTGTGGTGTTCACTTTTGACCCTCCCACCCGTGTGCTGATTCAGGGCGTGGATTTCCTCTCCACCCTGCCTGAAAAACTGAAACTGCTGAAGCAACTGGGCATCGATGAGGTGATTGCGCTGCCCTTCACCCGGGAGTTCGCTGGTCGTCCCAAGGAGGAATTCCTCAAGGACCTGTCCATTCTGCGGCCCAAAACCATTGTGGTGGGCCAGGACTTTGGATTTGGCAAGGGGCGCAGTGGGGGTCTGCCCGATCTGGAGACCATCACTCCAGAACTGATTGCCCTGCCCATGCTGAGCCTCGATGGGGAGCCCGTCAAGAGCACCCGCATCCGGGGCTTTCTGGGGAGTGGTCAGGTGGAGGAAGCCCACCAGCTTCTTGGTCGTGAATACGAAGCCATCGGTGTGGTGGTGCACGGAGACAAACGGGGCCGTCACATCGGTTTCCCCACCGCCAATGTCGCCGTCCCTGAGGGCAAACTGCTGCCCAGAGGGGTTTACTTTGTGGAGTTTGTGGCAGCAGAGCAGAGCCATTACGGCATTGCCAATGTGGGCAAAAGACCCACTGTGGAAGGCGAAGATGTGCGTCTGGAAGTGCACCTGCTGGATTACCAGGGCGACCTGTATGGTCAGGAGGCCCTGGTGAAATTCAAGCGTTTCATCCGGCACGAACAAAAATTTGCCGGTCTGGATGCCCTCAAAGAGCAACTCGAAAAAGACCGGCAACTGGCACGTTCCTGGATCCGCTGA
- the ftsZ gene encoding cell division protein FtsZ, giving the protein MQAAKIRVIGLGGAGNNAVNRMIESGLEGVEFVAGNTDAQVLAKSHAEVRIQLGDRLTRGLGAGADPEVGEKAALEDRERIREYLDGTDMLFITAGMGGGTGTGSAPVVAEIAREMGILTVAIVTRPFRFEGPKRGRVAEEGIAKLAERVDGMIVVNNERLLTTVGPKVSVRDAFLIADRVLYYGVKGISDVINVDGMINVDFADVRNLLVSAGTVLMGIGSGRGDNLAEEAAASAVHSPLLERGIEGAKRILVNVTGGYDLSLDDANAIVEKIREASGFDDPDMLFGVSFDENAGDEVRVTVIATGFNESPVQNQRRSAIESMARQTRGKVDQLDFDIPAFLRYGDRD; this is encoded by the coding sequence ATGCAAGCAGCAAAGATACGCGTGATTGGATTGGGCGGAGCTGGGAACAACGCCGTGAATCGCATGATCGAATCTGGACTTGAAGGCGTGGAGTTCGTTGCAGGGAACACCGACGCACAGGTTCTGGCCAAGAGCCATGCCGAGGTGCGGATCCAGCTGGGAGACCGGCTGACCCGAGGCCTTGGTGCAGGAGCAGACCCAGAAGTTGGAGAAAAAGCCGCCCTGGAAGACCGGGAACGCATCCGTGAATACCTGGACGGCACCGACATGCTGTTCATCACCGCAGGCATGGGGGGCGGCACCGGCACCGGAAGCGCCCCGGTGGTCGCAGAGATTGCCCGCGAAATGGGCATCCTCACCGTGGCCATCGTGACCCGCCCTTTCCGCTTTGAAGGCCCCAAACGGGGTCGGGTTGCAGAAGAGGGCATCGCCAAACTCGCTGAACGCGTGGACGGCATGATCGTGGTCAACAACGAGCGCCTGCTCACCACCGTGGGGCCCAAAGTCAGCGTCAGGGATGCTTTCCTGATTGCAGACCGCGTGCTTTACTACGGCGTGAAGGGCATCAGCGACGTGATCAACGTGGACGGCATGATCAACGTGGACTTCGCAGACGTGCGCAACCTGCTGGTCAGCGCTGGAACCGTGCTGATGGGCATTGGCTCCGGTCGCGGCGACAACCTCGCTGAGGAAGCCGCTGCCAGCGCAGTGCACTCTCCCCTGCTGGAACGCGGCATCGAAGGTGCAAAACGCATCCTGGTGAACGTGACCGGCGGTTATGACCTGTCCCTCGACGATGCCAACGCCATTGTGGAAAAAATCCGCGAGGCTTCCGGCTTCGACGATCCAGACATGCTCTTCGGGGTGTCCTTCGACGAAAACGCCGGAGACGAAGTGCGCGTGACCGTGATTGCCACGGGATTCAACGAATCTCCAGTGCAAAACCAGCGCCGCAGCGCCATCGAAAGCATGGCCCGCCAGACCCGTGGCAAAGTGGACCAGCTGGATTTCGACATCCCAGCGTTCCTGCGGTACGGGGACCGGGACTGA
- the hpf gene encoding ribosome hibernation-promoting factor, HPF/YfiA family, which translates to MNIYKISGRNLEITEALRDYVSSKLSRLDRFNENITEARVVMSVREARDAQRRNRIEVQINIPGGIIRAEESNSDMYAAVDRVVDVLERQLRKFKTKLLKRRHEAAPAEPTLHEVEDFQNPEIVRSKRFEMRPMSAEDAAVQMEALDHDFYVFLNSQTSHVAVVYRRKDGHYGLIEPNI; encoded by the coding sequence GTGAACATCTATAAAATCTCTGGACGTAACCTTGAAATCACCGAGGCCCTCCGCGATTACGTGAGCAGCAAACTTTCCCGACTGGACCGCTTCAACGAAAACATCACGGAAGCCCGTGTGGTGATGAGTGTGCGGGAAGCCCGAGATGCCCAGCGCAGAAACCGGATTGAAGTGCAAATCAACATTCCGGGTGGGATCATCCGTGCTGAAGAATCCAACAGTGACATGTATGCTGCCGTAGACCGCGTGGTGGATGTGCTGGAACGCCAGTTGCGCAAATTCAAAACCAAACTGCTCAAACGCCGCCATGAAGCAGCCCCTGCTGAACCCACCCTCCACGAGGTGGAAGATTTCCAGAACCCAGAAATTGTACGTTCCAAGCGCTTTGAAATGCGCCCCATGAGTGCAGAAGACGCTGCTGTGCAGATGGAAGCCCTGGACCACGACTTCTACGTGTTCCTGAACAGCCAGACCAGCCATGTGGCCGTGGTGTACCGCCGCAAAGATGGCCATTACGGTCTGATCGAGCCCAACATCTGA
- a CDS encoding glycoside hydrolase family 9 protein → MSRSAFWLTALLTLGVSTTSCNAFQAPQDTTPPSVSLKSSSASVTEKGDLLLTATSEDKDIARVVFYDKGKKVAEVNKAPYQATIAATAALNGDHIYSAQAYDTSGNASVSAPVQVSVNIADTSIGELLNNGTFASGKDGWWTSGSPGWDVNAGESCLTIGTPGANPWDVILGQGGVGLNQDATYTLSFTARADVATGFKPLLQFDAAPYTSYFATEVNDLGPVAKNYTYTFQMKEKSDAKAAFQFQMGGKAATKVCVSNVSLKGPKFGSGGTTVVADDRRIVRVNQVGYLPDAPKTATIAHDSATPLAWTLSKAGKTVAQGKTRVFGQDAASGEHVHQADFSGVTATGEGYVLDVAGLQSHPFKIGKDIYGKLQYDALAYFYHNRSGIAIEQKYVGDAKWARPAGHLGLAPNQGDTSVSCFDGTDTRGNTWEGCDYHLDASKGWYDAGDHGKYVVNAGVSVWTLLNQYERASRTSTASRFADGKLQIPENTNSKNDLLDEVRWEMDFLLGMQVPAGKTLKLPIGDQSGNLGALTRTAVDASGMVHHKLHDVAWTGLPTRPDQDPQKRYLYYPTTAATLNLAANAAQCARVFKGVDDAYAAKCLTAAEKAWDAAQRNPDVYAYDIFTGGGPYNDSNVSDEFYWAAAELYATTGAAKYLTFLKASPLYLQADKDLTWGELTQAATLTLATVKTELPAADVKTAQSNLIAAANSYLKEVDQLGYRLPFKADPYPWGSNSAVVNRALVLGTAYDLSKNRKYLEGALEGMNYLLGRNPMDKSYVSGYGSRPLRNPHHRFWAHQADPNSPEVPAGALSGGPNSESFSDPVAANMKGKCVGLTCYIDDLGAWTMNEITINWNAPLSWVAAFLDSTAE, encoded by the coding sequence ATGTCCAGATCTGCGTTCTGGCTCACTGCCCTGTTGACTTTAGGCGTGAGCACCACCTCTTGCAATGCTTTTCAGGCCCCTCAGGACACCACCCCGCCCAGCGTGTCCCTCAAGAGCAGCAGTGCCAGTGTCACCGAAAAAGGAGATTTGCTGCTGACCGCCACCAGTGAGGACAAAGACATTGCCCGGGTGGTTTTTTACGACAAAGGCAAAAAAGTTGCAGAGGTCAACAAAGCCCCTTATCAGGCCACCATTGCAGCCACAGCAGCCCTCAATGGAGACCACATTTACAGTGCGCAGGCCTATGACACCTCGGGCAATGCTTCGGTGTCTGCTCCTGTGCAGGTCAGTGTCAACATCGCAGACACCTCCATTGGAGAACTCCTCAACAACGGCACTTTTGCTTCAGGCAAAGATGGCTGGTGGACCAGTGGCAGTCCAGGCTGGGACGTGAATGCAGGAGAATCCTGCCTCACCATTGGCACTCCCGGTGCAAACCCCTGGGATGTCATCCTGGGGCAGGGTGGAGTGGGGCTCAATCAGGATGCCACTTATACCCTCAGTTTCACTGCACGGGCAGATGTGGCCACCGGATTCAAACCCCTCTTGCAGTTTGATGCTGCCCCCTACACCTCCTACTTTGCCACAGAAGTGAACGATCTGGGACCTGTGGCCAAAAATTACACCTACACCTTCCAGATGAAGGAAAAAAGCGATGCCAAAGCTGCTTTCCAGTTCCAGATGGGAGGCAAGGCAGCGACCAAAGTGTGCGTGTCCAACGTTTCCCTGAAAGGCCCCAAATTTGGCAGTGGTGGCACCACGGTTGTGGCAGATGACCGCCGAATTGTGCGGGTCAATCAGGTGGGTTACCTTCCAGACGCCCCCAAAACCGCCACCATTGCCCATGATTCTGCCACCCCACTGGCCTGGACCCTCAGCAAGGCAGGGAAAACGGTGGCCCAGGGCAAGACCAGGGTGTTCGGACAGGACGCGGCTTCTGGAGAGCACGTGCATCAGGCAGATTTCTCTGGTGTGACGGCCACAGGTGAAGGCTATGTGCTGGATGTGGCCGGCCTGCAAAGCCACCCCTTCAAGATTGGCAAGGACATTTACGGCAAGCTGCAATACGATGCGCTGGCCTACTTCTACCACAACCGCAGCGGCATCGCCATCGAGCAGAAATACGTTGGAGATGCCAAATGGGCCAGACCTGCTGGGCACCTGGGCCTTGCCCCCAACCAGGGCGACACCAGCGTTTCCTGCTTCGATGGCACGGACACCAGAGGCAACACCTGGGAAGGCTGCGATTACCATCTGGACGCCAGCAAAGGCTGGTACGACGCTGGAGACCACGGAAAATACGTGGTGAATGCAGGGGTGTCGGTCTGGACGCTGCTGAACCAGTACGAACGGGCCAGCAGAACCAGCACCGCCTCCCGATTCGCAGATGGCAAACTGCAGATCCCCGAAAACACCAACAGCAAGAACGACCTGCTGGACGAAGTGCGCTGGGAAATGGATTTCCTGCTGGGCATGCAGGTGCCTGCAGGCAAAACCCTCAAACTGCCCATAGGTGACCAGAGCGGAAATCTGGGTGCCCTGACCAGGACGGCTGTGGACGCTTCGGGCATGGTCCACCACAAATTGCACGATGTGGCCTGGACTGGACTTCCCACCCGTCCCGACCAGGATCCCCAGAAGCGCTACCTTTATTACCCCACCACAGCAGCCACCCTCAACCTGGCCGCCAATGCTGCCCAGTGCGCACGGGTCTTCAAAGGTGTGGATGATGCCTACGCTGCAAAATGCCTCACCGCTGCTGAAAAGGCCTGGGACGCAGCCCAGCGCAACCCGGACGTCTACGCCTACGACATCTTCACAGGTGGAGGCCCTTACAACGACAGCAATGTCTCAGATGAATTCTACTGGGCTGCAGCAGAACTTTATGCCACCACGGGTGCTGCAAAATACCTCACTTTCCTGAAAGCCAGTCCCCTTTACCTGCAGGCAGACAAAGACCTGACCTGGGGAGAGTTGACCCAGGCTGCCACCCTCACCCTGGCCACCGTCAAAACAGAGCTTCCTGCAGCAGATGTCAAAACCGCCCAGAGCAACCTGATTGCTGCTGCAAACAGTTACCTGAAGGAAGTGGACCAGCTTGGGTACAGGCTGCCTTTCAAAGCCGATCCTTACCCCTGGGGCTCCAACAGCGCTGTGGTCAACCGTGCCCTTGTGCTGGGCACCGCTTATGACCTCAGCAAGAACCGCAAATACCTGGAGGGTGCTCTGGAAGGCATGAACTACCTGCTGGGCCGCAACCCCATGGACAAATCCTATGTTTCTGGATATGGCAGCAGACCCCTGAGAAATCCCCACCACCGCTTCTGGGCGCACCAGGCCGATCCCAACTCTCCCGAAGTTCCTGCTGGTGCCCTGTCCGGTGGCCCCAACTCCGAGAGCTTCAGCGATCCTGTGGCCGCCAACATGAAAGGCAAATGCGTGGGTCTGACCTGTTACATCGATGACCTGGGGGCATGGACCATGAACGAAATCACCATCAACTGGAATGCTCCGCTTTCCTGGGTGGCTGCTTTCCTGGACAGCACTGCCGAGTAA